A single region of the Podospora pseudopauciseta strain CBS 411.78 chromosome 1, whole genome shotgun sequence genome encodes:
- the MSD1 gene encoding aspartate--tRNA ligase msd1 (BUSCO:EOG09261Q18; COG:J; EggNog:ENOG503NUX2) has product MALSRPSMRRLTSLRPSNFRPCTSFLQPRLIRRPSGVSWVPQRFTHSDITQQLREEWSSYNHFPQASSANQFVNGQTVTVHGFLSQRRISSKKLIFANVQVDNGPSIQVVSHSEPGDESNPPPGHEAHLALRALPLHSPVAVTGTVVSQKGDRDLSASSQRDVPGSFPKGVTHLEISLQNIQPLNAFPKDIIVSKGVQFPPSARHLQIRFDEALQARIRARPKIGHELRKSLTDLNFTEVETPILFKSTPEGAREFLVPTRRAGLAYALPQSPQQYKQILMSSGIRGYYQFARCFRDEDLRADRQPEFTQLDLEMSFATGQDVMRTVESIMKDLMKSLNSQFELVQSDTNERYPVPRRTPPSSDPFPNPWPVSDKPFPRITYEEAMSRFGVDKPDTRIPFEITPNVPLPESFTSMISPLPSPTIDTFVFTPTTSPSIRDTTTFIHTFLSTLPPALFSLNPNGQPAALIIDTSKPLMGLSPLSHSGFETITNLYPSLTSGDVIFFQARPPTPFSGGSTVLGQIRTLLYSSAVTSGFLPPSHQFNFLWVQNFPMFTPNTETDPGQGGQSGFSATHHPFTAPLTDADVELMVTNPLAARADHYDLVLNGVELGGGSRRIHTAKMQEYVFRQILKMSDKGVKQFSHLLEALRAGCPPHAGFALGFDRLCAVLTGTDSVRDVIAFPKSMKGEDLMVRSPGKITSEELGTYHLAFRPKEEKKKE; this is encoded by the exons ATGGCCCTCTCACGGCCTTCCATGAGGCGTCTCACCAGCTTGAGACCCTCAAATTTCAGACCGTGCACCAGTTTTCTCCAGCCTCGACTCATCCGCCGGCCATCAGGTGTCTCGTGGGTACCTCAACGGTTCACTCATAGTGATATCACACAGCAGCTTCGGGAAGAATGGTCGAGCTATA ATCATTTTCCCCAGGCGTCCAGTGCCAACCAGTTTGTGAATGGCCAGACAGTCACAGTACATGGCTTTCTCTCCCAGAGAAGGATATCGTCCAAGAAGCTCATCTTTGCCAATGTGCAAGTCGACAATGGGCCGTCTATCCAGGTTGTATCCCACTCCGAGCCCGGTGATGAATCTAACCCCCCTCCTGGACACGAGGCCCATCTCGCTCTTAGGGCTCTGCCTCTCCACAGTCCAGTCGCAGTGACCGGAACTGTCGTATCTCAAAAAGGCGACCGAGACTTGTCTGCCTCCTCTCAAAGAGATGTTCCTGGCTCTTTTCCCAAAGGCGTCACACATCTCGAGATTTCTCTGCAGAATATTCAGCCTCTTAATGCTTTCCCCAAGGATATCATCGTGTCCAAGGGGGTGCAGTTCCCGCCCTCGGCCCGGCACCTTCAGATCCGCTTCGATGAGGCTCTCCAGGCTCGTATTCGTGCACGCCCAAAGATCGGCCATGAACTGCGCAAGTCCCTCACCGATCTTAACTTTACCGAGGTGGAAACACCAATCCTCTTCAAGTCTACGCCTGAGGGGGCTCGCGAGTTCTTAGTTCCAACACGACGGGCTGGTTTAGCATACGCCCTTCCCCAGAGCCCTCAGCAGTACAAGCAGATTCTCATGTCCAGCGGTATCCGTGGGTACTACCAGTTTGCGAGATGCTTCCGTGACGAAGACCTCAGAGCCGACAGACAGCCCGAGTTTACCCAG TTGGATCTCGAAATGTCCTTCGCCACCGGCCAAGACGTCATGCGCACAGTCGAGTCCATCATGAAAGACCTCATGAAGTCCCTCAACTCCCAATTCGAACTCGTCCAATCCGACACCAACGAGCGCTACCCCGTCCCCAGAcgcacccccccctcctccgacccATTCCCCAACCCCTGGCCTGTATCAGACAAACCGTTCCCCCGAATCACCTATGAAGAAGCCATGTCCCGCTTCGGCGTTGACAAGCCCGACACCCGCATCCCCTTTGAAATAACCCCCAacgtccccctccccgaatccttcacctccatgatctcccccctcccctcccccacaatCGACACCTTCGTCTTCACCccgaccacctccccctccattCGGGACACAACAACCTTCATccacaccttcctctccaccctcccccccgccctcttctccctcaaccccaacggcCAACCCGCCGCCCTAATAATCGACACCTCCAAACCCCTAATGGgtctctcccccctctcccactccgGCTTCGAAACAATAACCAACCTctacccctccctcacctcagGCGACGTCATCTTTTTCCAAGCCcgacctcccacccccttttcagGTGGTTCCACCGTCCTAGGCCAAATCCGCACCCTTTTATACTCCTCCGCCGTCACCTCtggcttcctccccccctctcatCAGTTTAACTTCCTCTGGGTCCAAAACTTCCCCATGTTCACACCCAACACCGAAACCGACCCGGGCCAAGGAGGCCAATCAGGCTTCAGCGCAACACACCACCCCTTCACTGCCCCCCTAACCGACGCAGACGTCGAGCTGATGGTTACCAACCCCCTAGCCGCAAGAGCAGACCACTACGACCTCGTCCTCAACGGGGTTGAGCTAGGTGGTGGGTCGAGAAGGATCCACACGGCGAAAATGCAGGAGTATGTCTTTAGGCAGATTCTCAAAATGTCCGACAAGGGTGTCAAGCAATTCTCTCATCTACTCGAAGCGTTAAGAGCGGGGTGTCCGCCACACGCAGGGTTCGCGTTGGGGTTTGATCGGCTCTGTGCGGTGCTCACAGGGACAGACTCAGTAAGGGATGTGATTGCTTTTCCAAAGAGTATGAAAGGGGAGGATTTGATGGTCAGGTCGCCGGGCAAGATTACTAGTGAGGAGTTGGGGACGTATCATTTGGCTTTTAGacccaaggaggagaagaagaaggaatgA